In a genomic window of Longimicrobiales bacterium:
- a CDS encoding SRPBCC family protein: MAEPDLSAAADIDAPPHVLYAILADYNEHHPRILPRPPFESLTVEQGGTGAGTVIRVGIRLLGRLQSYRATVTEPEPGRVLVETNENGYATSFTVDPRADGASATVTIATKLSGRGGISGAIERRFVTWLLRPVYTRELENLAAVARDL; the protein is encoded by the coding sequence ATGGCTGAACCCGACCTGTCTGCCGCGGCCGACATTGATGCTCCGCCGCACGTGCTCTACGCCATCCTGGCCGACTATAACGAACACCATCCGCGTATTCTGCCGAGACCGCCCTTCGAGTCGCTGACTGTCGAACAGGGCGGAACCGGTGCTGGTACGGTGATCCGGGTGGGGATCCGGTTGCTGGGACGACTTCAGTCGTACCGCGCGACCGTGACGGAGCCCGAGCCGGGACGTGTCCTTGTCGAAACGAACGAGAACGGCTATGCCACGAGCTTCACGGTCGATCCGCGCGCCGACGGTGCCTCGGCGACGGTTACCATCGCCACGAAGCTCAGCGGGCGTGGCGGAATCAGCGGCGCGATCGAGCGGCGTTTCGTGACGTGGCTGCTGCGGCCCGTGTACACGCGTGAGCTCGAAAACCTGGCGGCAGTGGCGCGGGATCTGTAA
- a CDS encoding GNAT family N-acetyltransferase translates to MSARAVPDELLTERLHLRCWRRGDAVHLLPVLEVNVDHLQSWIPEHVAAPAPLPDLEERLAGFAADFRAGRNWRYGVFAPDDGDVLGEISLFPRSAAGRVHIGAADRLEVGYWLRRDVTGRGYATEAARAMLSLAGSLPGMSQVEIRCDPLNTASAAIPKRLGFRLDTQWEPDTYVLDLASPVHSTISDG, encoded by the coding sequence ATGAGCGCGCGCGCAGTTCCTGACGAGCTCCTGACCGAGCGTCTTCACCTCCGGTGCTGGCGGCGCGGTGATGCGGTTCACCTGCTGCCCGTTCTCGAGGTCAACGTCGATCATCTCCAGAGCTGGATACCCGAACACGTGGCCGCGCCTGCGCCATTGCCGGACCTCGAGGAGCGACTCGCCGGCTTTGCCGCGGACTTCCGCGCTGGACGGAACTGGCGCTACGGCGTGTTCGCACCGGACGACGGTGACGTGCTCGGTGAGATCAGTCTCTTCCCGCGTTCCGCCGCCGGTCGCGTACACATCGGCGCCGCGGACCGTCTCGAGGTCGGCTACTGGCTCCGCCGGGACGTAACAGGCCGGGGCTATGCGACGGAAGCTGCGCGCGCCATGTTGTCCCTCGCCGGATCTCTTCCCGGCATGAGCCAGGTCGAGATCCGCTGCGATCCGCTCAATACGGCCAGTGCAGCGATCCCGAAGCGACTCGGGTTCCGGCTCGACACGCAATGGGAGCCGGATACGTATGTGCTCGATCTCGCGTCCCCTGTGCACTCGACAATTTCGGATGGCTGA
- a CDS encoding DUF488 family protein yields the protein MSVRIVRLGTTRVPGEGLRIGTVRRPPRGVPKAEFATRNWYDVWFPNLAPSPDTMKLGQNAVSPAEWSAFVKKYRAEMSAPEARHDLALLAAMSHIADFSVGCYCEDESRCHRSVLRQLLVDNGADLAAS from the coding sequence TTGAGCGTACGAATCGTACGTCTGGGCACGACTCGCGTACCCGGTGAGGGCCTGAGGATCGGTACGGTGCGACGTCCGCCGCGCGGCGTGCCGAAGGCTGAGTTCGCCACACGGAACTGGTACGATGTATGGTTCCCGAACCTCGCCCCATCTCCCGATACGATGAAGCTCGGCCAGAATGCGGTGTCACCCGCGGAGTGGTCTGCATTCGTGAAGAAATACAGGGCGGAAATGTCGGCACCGGAAGCGCGGCACGACCTGGCGCTGCTCGCCGCGATGTCTCATATCGCTGACTTCTCCGTGGGCTGCTATTGCGAGGATGAGAGCCGCTGCCACCGGTCCGTGCTGAGGCAGCTGCTCGTCGACAACGGGGCGGATCTGGCGGCATCGTGA
- a CDS encoding DsrE family protein translates to MLRTTRILAALLAVSAGTVDAQPVPRQNGPVIRGAGEVFVIADPDIATPVDYTYRAVFEVAQTSEEPGQVNVSFNSAARFLNMHAQAGVPREQLHIALVVHGPAGRDLLNDALYREQYGVANPNIPVLDELARAGVQIILCGQTAAARDLPRAALAEPVQVALSAMTAMVLLQDEGYRLIPF, encoded by the coding sequence ATGTTGCGCACCACACGTATTCTCGCTGCACTGCTGGCGGTGTCGGCCGGTACAGTCGACGCCCAGCCTGTTCCGCGGCAGAACGGCCCCGTGATCCGAGGTGCAGGCGAGGTGTTCGTCATCGCAGATCCGGATATTGCCACACCGGTCGACTACACATATCGCGCCGTGTTCGAGGTGGCACAGACGTCGGAGGAGCCGGGACAGGTCAATGTTTCATTCAACTCGGCAGCGCGGTTTCTGAACATGCACGCGCAGGCCGGTGTGCCGCGGGAACAGCTCCACATCGCGCTCGTGGTGCACGGACCGGCGGGCAGGGACCTCCTGAATGATGCGCTCTATCGTGAGCAGTACGGCGTCGCGAATCCGAATATTCCCGTACTGGATGAGCTGGCGCGCGCCGGCGTGCAGATCATCCTGTGCGGCCAGACGGCCGCTGCCCGCGACCTGCCGCGAGCGGCGCTGGCGGAGCCGGTGCAGGTGGCACTGTCCGCAATGACGGCCATGGTGCTGCTGCAGGATGAGGGTTATCGCCTGATCCCGTTCTGA